The Chaetodon auriga isolate fChaAug3 chromosome 2, fChaAug3.hap1, whole genome shotgun sequence genome segment GATGACCTGCACAGGTGATGTGATCAGATGCAAGTGTTCCTGCAGCGAGTGACGAGACTCCTCCCCGACAATCTGCATGAACACTGaacaagacacacaaacacacgtcatgtaaaaaaatgaacaaagcaCATGAGACAACAGTTAAAGAAGTAGTGACCCCATTAGCATCCACAAAGATGCCACTAGTCTGGTctttgagctgctgctctgagcagACTGACCTTCTTTGTAGAAACCATTGTTGGGGATCCTGTTGTCGAGGAGACCCCGCAGGacctgacaacacacacacacacacacacacacacacacacacacacacacacacacggatattTGTATTGCACACAGTATTCTGTGTAATACTAGTATTGCTAACAGTAGCTGCACTGATATGTTGATGCTGCATATGGAGGAGGCAAGTTATGTGAAGCCTTAAGAGTGAATTTTAGTCCAGGCAGCACAGCAGCGTACCTGCCGGGGGAGGTTGAGGGGGGCGTAGCAGCAGAGTCTCAGCATGTTGTCCAGCTCCTGAGGGGTGGAGGGGATCAGAGGGATGGACTCCTCCTTCTGActcttctccatctccctcagACGACTGATGAACTCAGATTCTGTGGGATAAAccagacctggaggaggaggaggaggaggaggaggaggaggagagaggcgtATCTATAATTCTGCTTCATGACACAGTGTCAGGTTTGAATCCTGGAGATCGGATGTCTGCTGAGTTTACCTGCCGGGCAAATCAAAGTGGTGCCGGACAGATGAGTGGAGTAATGGGCAGTGTAAACCCCTGCGACGTTCCCACCCATCGATGTGCCGATCAGGTGGAAGGGCCTTTTATCCAGACCGATACTCTGCACAAACtgcacaaagagacacaaacggAGACAGGTGTTATCTATGTGTCATCTGTTGGGAGAATAACAGTTCATCCATCTGCTCAGAGCGTCTGTGCAGGTTTGGTTGTGGTCTCTGCACAGGCACGGTGGtaccaaacctggcaacctcacCGTGATTACAAAATTTCAGGAAGCTGCAAAACTACATGTAATTCCTCCTAAAACCAgaaactgtttctgtttgtacaCGATGAAACAAAAAAGGTACGCAACACGTTAATtatcacacttttattttttaaactttgcacagagccaggcttcCTCGtgctttatgctaagataagctaaccacGTCCTGACCCCGGCTCTGTACTTCACGCATAACTAAAGACTGATATCCATGTACACAGGAAGGGAGAGAGTATGTGTATTTCCCAGAACTATTCATAACACAGCAACAGTAATCAGGGGGAACGGCTCACAGGGATCAGTCAGCTTGCAGGGCAAAGCTGAACAACAGATGACCCTTGACCTCAGATCACATGTTGAACCACAACCAAACCACAGCTGCCAGTAATTCATGACCGAGCAGGAAGATAGACTTCAGGATCAGGAATGTGAAGCACATGGAGGATGTTGTCAAACAAGGCAGGAGGGgttttcctcacacacacacacacacacacgcacgcacacacacacctggtggaTTCGGGCGACCTGGCCCTGAATGCTGTAGTCCTCTGGCCCGGTGCGGCTCGTCCCCTCGTGGCCCGgcatgtccacacacaccacatgctgGTTTCTGGGGAGaaactggaggagaaaacaaacacacccaaatGAAATGATTCTTACTAATTCTGAGAAGgattctgaaaaagaaaaaatgaagcaCACGCAAATGAACAGACCAATACTGCCGAtttttcccacaatgcattgcacaAAGGGCCCtcacatttctttgtgtgtgtgagaaaaactgtctgtacctgcatgtgtgtgttaccttgatGACAGGCAGCCACATGTCCTTGGTGGCGGAGAagccatgcagcagcagcagcgatggCGTGGCGCCCCCTGGCCTCCCGCGGCTGGCATAACAGAAGCGGTAACTTCCACTGTGAGAGTAGCGGACCACCAGCCCAAGCCTGCGACGCCAGTACCTGAGGAGGATTACAGCAGGACCATCAGGAGCTATTATGTGtcatctgaaaatgcatgaaaagatTCATAGTTGTATGTAAGAGGTTGTGGAGGCACACACGTAGCCGCTGACATCTGTTTAATTCTGCTTTACATAAGGTCCGACACTACAGATACAATGTCTGACCTGagggtggcgctagaggaaagcTCAGAGGGTCATTACATTTAAATGGTTCACTCCATGTGATGAGGAATGTGATCAGGAAATCTCACTGAAATGTGGTGAACAGCTGCTGAGATACTGAATGTCACTCTGTATCAAAGTGTTCAATGGACCGACGAAGCAAACCAACACCTTTTCGGGGCAAAAAACATTCTCGGTTTTAAACACACTTTTGTGAACTTGGCAAAGAGTCCAGATTGTTTTTCACGGGATTCTCACGTATTGCATTCTTGTCTCTCAATGTCCTCCCATTTAAATTTCTTCCT includes the following:
- the LOC143328735 gene encoding monoacylglycerol lipase abhd6-A-like; protein product: MELILLSGGILVVPVLAFITSFLFWPGTLLKAYNWYWRRRLGLVVRYSHSGSYRFCYASRGRPGGATPSLLLLHGFSATKDMWLPVIKFLPRNQHVVCVDMPGHEGTSRTGPEDYSIQGQVARIHQFVQSIGLDKRPFHLIGTSMGGNVAGVYTAHYSTHLSGTTLICPAGLVYPTESEFISRLREMEKSQKEESIPLIPSTPQELDNMLRLCCYAPLNLPRQVLRGLLDNRIPNNGFYKEVFMQIVGEESRHSLQEHLHLITSPVQVIWGKEDQVVDVSGAAVLQAALPNCQVELLDNCGHSVALERPRKAAQLIMSFLSVQEVNGENTKKLS